From Ostrinia nubilalis chromosome 9, ilOstNubi1.1, whole genome shotgun sequence, one genomic window encodes:
- the LOC135074849 gene encoding uncharacterized protein LOC135074849, giving the protein MALYGAPVWADALNKRENAALLRRPQRAIAQRVATRKNLPHGRAHCDVRPRWYSSLGARSWGLVCRLSLDGRPEGAWKAPGPGAVRRRHEDMTRAQLAAIGPVLDQWLERPHGFLTFRLAQVLTGHGCFGSYLQRIGREESPCVTNVARRMTRCSTPSRSAQAGLAPCPHCGRGPGSFASEPGHRHAGK; this is encoded by the coding sequence ATGGCGCTGTATGGCGCCCCAGTCTGGGCGGACGCACTCAACAAGAGGGAGAATGCTGCCCTTCTGCGCAGACCCCAGCGGGCCATAGCGCAGAGGGTCGCAACTCGCAAGAACCTACCGCACGGTAGGGCACACTGCGACGTGCGTCCTCGCTGGTACTCCTCCTTGGGAGCTAGAAGCTGGGGTCTTGTCTGTCGTCTATCACTGGATGGCAGACCAGAAGGCGCGTGGAAAGCGCCCGGTCCCggagcggtgcggcgccgtCACGAAGACATGACTCGCGCGCAGTTGGCCGCCATTGGTCCTGTTCTGGACCAATGGTTGGAACGACCGCACGGGTTCCTCACGTTCCGTCTGGCGCAAGTGCTGACCGGGCATGGCTGCTTCGGTTCGTACCTGCAAAGAATCGGTCGAGAGGAATCCCCGTGTGTCACAAATGTGGCGCGGCGCATGACACGGTGCAGCACACCCTCGCGGTCTGCACAGGCTGGGCTGGCGCCGTGTCCTCACTGCGGTCGTGGGCCGGGATCTTTCGCTTCCGAGCCTGGTCATCGCCATGCTGGGAAGTAA